The Peribacillus sp. FSL E2-0218 genome contains a region encoding:
- a CDS encoding NETI motif-containing protein, whose amino-acid sequence MSKKGKLKFEVNEGETIDACLDRMKALGYFPVRRTEEPIFAERMENGKVHYEPIDRKIVFEAKLIE is encoded by the coding sequence GTGAGTAAAAAGGGTAAGCTGAAATTTGAAGTTAATGAGGGCGAGACGATCGATGCTTGCCTGGACCGAATGAAAGCGTTAGGTTACTTTCCTGTAAGAAGGACCGAAGAACCGATATTTGCCGAGAGAATGGAGAACGGAAAGGTCCATTATGAACCAATTGATAGGAAAATTGTATTTGAAGCAAAATTAATTGAGTAA
- the purE gene encoding 5-(carboxyamino)imidazole ribonucleotide mutase, giving the protein MKPQVGVIMGSVSDWETMKYACESLEQLDIPYEKRVVSAHRTPDLLFEYAESANERGIKVIIAGAGGAAHLPGMTAAKTIVPVIGVPIQSKALNGMDSLLSIVQMPGGVPVATVAIGKAGAINAGLFAGQMLAAFNPEIAGRLEALRDETKEKVLRSSEQLK; this is encoded by the coding sequence ATGAAACCGCAGGTTGGGGTTATTATGGGAAGTGTCTCGGATTGGGAAACGATGAAATACGCTTGTGAATCATTGGAACAGCTTGACATTCCCTATGAAAAAAGAGTCGTTTCCGCCCACAGGACACCGGATTTACTATTTGAATATGCAGAGAGTGCAAATGAGAGAGGCATTAAAGTGATCATTGCCGGGGCAGGCGGGGCAGCGCATCTTCCCGGTATGACAGCCGCCAAAACGATCGTCCCTGTGATAGGCGTCCCGATACAATCGAAGGCATTAAACGGGATGGATTCATTATTATCCATCGTGCAAATGCCTGGCGGTGTACCGGTTGCGACGGTAGCAATCGGAAAAGCCGGCGCAATCAATGCCGGTTTGTTCGCAGGCCAAATGCTCGCGGCCTTCAATCCTGAAATTGCAGGAAGATTGGAAGCTTTAAGAGACGAAACGAAGGAAAAGGTGTTAAGAAGCAGTGAACAACTTAAATAA